The Fulvia fulva chromosome 1, complete sequence region GCGCTGCGATTGCAGCTTCCACGCACGATGAGCGCACATCGAACTCTTATGCCAAGAAAGAACCCAACGGACTCACTCCTTGGGAGCGACTCGCCGATGCTAGAGCCGCCACCACAAACTCCTTTGCAGACACAACAGGTCATCTGAGTGGAAGTACGACTACTGATGCAATAGATGCCTCGCCTCAAATTCTACACGGAAAATTCCTTTTTGAGCGTGAGCATGATATAGCAAGTAGTTTGACAAAGACCACCACCCTGCAGCAGCAAGGTCTTCCAGCTGCCGGTTTGGACTGCGAGAGACACGGTCGACGAGATATGTCTCGAAGCGATTTGCCATCTGAGCGGACCTTGCTTGCTCGACGCTCAACCATGCTGGCTCAGCAGTACGCGGATCTTGGTTTGTCAGTCCCCACCGAGATCACGTTTGATGTTTGCTAGAGTGATGCATTGCTTCACGACTGCTGGAGCCACATTGCAGATTTCACATCATTCTGCTTCTCTGAGGTCCAGTCTCCGCCAACTACCGATCAGCACTGAAAGCCATCGAACCCAACAATGAAGCCTCACTACGGTCTGATCATCGCTGTTGGCGTGATTGTCTTGACTGTTCTCATAGTGGCGATGGCGATCATCGTATTGTGTCCGGGTCAGCTCGAAGATCAGAGTTCTATCCATACCCGGCCGATTCCAGGTCTTCCACTCAGACACAGGAGATTCAGAGGTCATCGACGGCGGCATCGCGCCGAACTCGCGCCTCTACTTGAAGACCACGGCCAAGCAGCCAGTATTCCCTTCCCACCTTCTCCCGATCTCGAGAGTTTGGGTAGTCTCGAAGAGGAACCAGATGTCGCCGCACCAAACAATGCACGTCCTGTAGCAGCGAAGCCGGACAGGTCGAATGTGAAAAGCTACCAAGCAATCAGCGAGCCGCTCCCAAGGCCTAAGGATGAACATGTGCTGGAAAAGATCTCCGAGGAGGGATCAAGTGCTGGACTGCTCACGTATGACGAAAGCGTGCGAAGCCAACAGTCGGATAGTCTCAATCAAGAGCAGCAGAACCAAGGCAACGAGCGACTGAAGAACCATCGCAAGCTGAATGATATGCTGGAAGAGTCAGCAGCGGCTGCGTCAGCTGATGATGGGTCCAGCTCGAGCTCGGATAGCAGCTCGTCGTCGTCTTCCAGATCTGATCATGTAGCGCACGGAGGGCATAAGGCACGGAGCGGTGGTTTGGCGGGCCATAGCATTGGAGGTCAGGAGTGTCATTGTGCTCTGTGCTTAGCAAGGTTGCAGGCGACATAGGGTGAGCGATCACGTTCAAGCAGAGTAGGCAAATCTACAGTCGATGGGTGCAAGGTCTAGTAACAAAGTTTGTTGCCGCCGCTATATCTGTCGACTTTACTCCTAGAGGACTGCCTAGTGAACACATACCTATATCGACGCGCTATACCCTCGAATGCATTAGTTAGACCTCGCTACTCAGCTACATGCCAGCGTGTTGAAGCAACGGCCTTAGCTTCGATATGGGGTCGACGCGCTCGGCGGCAATCAACTTTGTCATCAGCCCTCGGTGTTACCACATGCGTACCTGCATCTCCTCTAGTGTTGTTGGTCCACATCCAACCACTAATCCAAGACTACGTAGCCACGCTGTGGCCGGCTGGCTACATTTCGTCTATTGTGGCTTTGTCGTTGCATCCTAAAGGAGACCCTGAAAGTAGAGCAGATTAGGCATCTATAGGGGTAATAGTGCATTCAAATTACTTAAAAGACGACCGTCGAGCAGGTTAGGGGCCGGAACACCTCCTGTCTCGACCACAGCTAATCCAATACTATTTTATGGCCACACCGTGGCCAGCTGGCTATGTCTTATCTAGCCGTGGCACATATCTCTCGCGCTTCGGACTTAGCACTCACACGCAACACAAACTTTCCATCACATCTCTTTCTCAATACGGCAGTCCAACCCGAGCTCTCCAACATCACAATCCTCCACATGCATGGTCGTTACCAGTACATAGCACCAAGTACCAAGCAAGATAATTGTACATAGGGCGCCACGTGTGCAACCTGTCACGTGTCACCTGCGTGCGACCTGCACGATGCTCCATTGTCCTATCAAGATCCTCTGTTGTTGTCGTCGTGGTTTCAAAGCCGAACTTAATCCCGACCTTCTTCCGGTTCCCCTTGGTTCGCATCCTCTGGCGCCGGCAAGCGGCACATGTCGCGTGGGGAAAGTGCATTTTACCTAACCACATCGAACTCGCAGCAGTCATAGTGCGGAATCGTGCGAGATGTCTTTGATTCTTGTCACTACACGCCGCAGTATCCGCATGGTGTTTTGGAGGGTTTGGGAGAGGAGTCATCTTGCAAGATAACACCATATGTAAGGAAAGGGGCCGGTACTTGATCACTTGGAGCACTGCTTCGACGACCCCAACGCCACCGCATCACAGCACGAACCTTAGACCGCAACGATGCCCACACCCCGAGACTGGCAAGACGACAAAGACCCCGACGTCGACAAAGACCTCGACATCACCGGTACGCCAGCCCAAGACTCCACCCGCCCCACAGCCAGCGACAATGTCGAAAAGTCGACCACAACACCTCACCCTCACCCTCCTTCCGCCCCGGCCCCTCCACCAAATGGCGGCTACGGCTGGGTCTGCACCGCCTGCTGCGCCATAATCAACGCCCACACCTGGGGCCTCAATTCCAGTTATGGCGTCTTCCTCGCCCATTACCTTCGGACCAACACATTCCCGGGCGCAAGCTACTTGGAATTCGCTTTCGTTGGTGGGTTGTCAATTTCCATGGCGATGCTGGTGTCCCCCGCTGCGACGTTGACGACGCGATACTACGGGACGAAGACCACTCTTTTCATTGGGGTTTTTCTGGAGGCGGGGAGTTTGATAGGAGCGAGTTTCGCATACGAAATTTGGCAGCTCTTCCTATCGCAGGGCGTATGTTTCGGGCTCGGAATGGGCTTCCTCTTCGTAGGCAGCGTGAGCATTCCGCCACAATGGTTCACCACCCGAAGATCGCTGGCGAACGGGATCTCCGCCGCAGGCTCCGGGATCGGTGGACTAATCTACTCCCTCGCAGCAGGCGCGATGCTAGGTTCCGTCGGTTTGGCCTGGACGTTCAGGATTCTGGGGATTATAGCGTTTGTGGTCAATAGTATTTGTGCGATGTTGTTGAGAGATCGGAATAAGATTATTGGCAGTTCGCAAAACGCTTTTGACGCGAAGTTGTTTAGGAGAGTGGAGTATTTGTTGCTGTGTGCGTATGGGTGGTTTAGTATGTTGGGGTATGTGGTGTTGATCTTCTCGTTGGCGAGTTATGCCAATTCTATTGGATTGGGCTCTTCACAGGCTGCACTGGTGTCTGCGCTGCTGAACTTGGGGCAAGGGCTGGGAAGGCCACCGATCGGGTACTTCAGCGATAGTATTGGGAGGCTTAACATGGCTGGGATGATGACGGCACTGTGTGCGGTGTTCGTCTTTGCTATCTGGATTCCTGCGAAGAACTTGGGAGTCTTGATCCTCTTCGCGCTGGTCGGAGGCGCTGTAGCTGGCACGTTCTGGGCTACAATCGCACCTGTCGCGGCTGAGATTACAGGTCTAAAGCATGTGCCGTCAGCGCTCAACCTGATCTGGCTGGTAATCGTACTACCAGTTACATTCAGCGAGCCCATCGCGCTTGAAATCGTGGGCGGTACAGGCTCTTACATCGGAGCTCAGCTCTTCGTTGGGTTCATGTACATCGCAGCCGCAGCCTGTCTCTTCTTGATACGCGGCTGGAAGATTGGAGAGCTAGACGAGGTGGCACGGCTAAAAGGTCAGAGTGTCGACGAAATCGATGCAGTGGGCGTTGAGAACGACGAAGACATGGCGGAGCTGGCGAGAGTCGCTGGGAGGAAGAGGATATTGACAGACTTTTGGAAATGGCGGAAAGTATAGAACAGATGAGGTTCATGAAATGCAAGTGTTAAATGATTCAGAATGCCTGTCTATAAGCGTGGCCCGGAACTCTGCCATCTATGTGCCAAGATCTGGTTGAAGGAAGTCATCAATTTCATTGAAAGTTCATCAGTAGGGTATCGCTAGAGTAGCTATGCTTTGTAAGGCCCTCGCTTGCCATCCACCTTTCGCGGCGTGTCCAAAGTATTGACTCTATCTACGTCGTCTGCTCTATCTTTGCCAGTATCGCTTTCGACGTTTCTGGTCCTCAACGGAACCAAGCTGATCCCAGCATAGTGGTGTGGACATACCACATCTGTGCATGATGCCGGTATGTTAGGCTGGGAGACCACTGACACAGTATGCTTCTTGATCATGTGTTGTATGCCCTCATGTCGAAATTAGAATGCCCATCGTCCAACAAGAACTCCCAGGCGTAAAGCCCTGGTTCATCATCTTGAGCATCGCGACCATTGTGGCGCAGGTTGTTGCACAACATCAGTAGCGTCAGTCCAAGATAAGAGCTGAAAGGGGCTTCAAAACCAGCACTTCACTTGGTGCAAAAGGCAGCTGCAGGAAGTCGACCACGCATCATCTTGCATCATACATCCAGACCGGGTCCATGGTTGCGATGAGCGATTCACTGAGGCCTAGAGATACAGCATCGGCTCGTGGGACGGCGGTGGCATTCAGCTATCAGGCACTGGAGACCGACAGTATCCGACTGCTCACCTTCAACCCGGAGAGGTCGCTCGGCGGTACAGACCTACTGCTGAAGCATGTACCTCGAGACCAAGCACAGTACGTCGCGTTATCGTACTGTTGGGGCAGTGCTCTTACACAAAGCCCGATTCTTCTCAACGGCCAGGTCTTCCTCGTGACCGAAAATCTGTGGGATGCACTCACTGCCATCTGGACGTTTCATCGGGAAGAGCTGGCGAACTTGTCAATATGGATCGACGCTATTTGCATAGACCAAGATAATGTTCTCGAGAAGAACTTCCAGGTAGCTCAGATGTGGCGAATCTACTCAGAAGCCCAGAGAGTCCTGGCATGGTTGGGACCGGCAACGCCTGATGTGGAGTCGTTGAGCGATATTTTCTGCAAGGCGGCCAGAAACTGTGTTGAATATCGCGGCAGCCATCCACAATGGCCGTGCCGACACTGTGGGCAGTATATTCGTCGTGGAAATGCCACTACGTAGAGCACAGTGCGAGCATTGGAGGAACTAGCTGGACGTCCATATTTCGGCAGGACCTGGATCATTATAGAAATAGCGCAAGCTCGAGAGCTCGACATCATCTGTGGTGGCTGCAAGTTTGAATGGTCCATTTTTCTTCACCTTTGCCTCCAGGTCCATGACATACCGCATCGGCACTTGCTGCTATATCACGGTCCTGTGTCACGGGAGTACTATAATGGGGACTCGACTCCGTTGATCACCTGCTTCCGGCAGTTCGAGATATCTGCATGCACTGATGACCGTGATCGGATCTTCGCGATGATCGGACACCCGGTGGTACGATTTTGGAACACCAACCAGTACCTGAAGCCAGACTATCAACTTTCGCGAAAGGAGCTGCTCTTCGTTGTGCTTGACTGGCTTGAACAGTGCAATGCGCGTGATCATCCTTTGCTGGTACTCGATATCCTATTGAGGACGTTGCGGCTTGACCTCCAGCTTCCGGAAAGTGGCGATTTCGCTCTTTATGATTTCGCTCTTTATGGCGAGCTCTATCGTCATGCATTCTACGACTGGACTTTGCGAAGCTTTGATGAAGCGCATTTCGATTGCAAAACACTCGTCCTGACACTTTCGAATGGCGCGACGATAGACTGCAAAAGGATGTATTCGGCCCACTGGTTGGACCGGGAGGTCAAATCTGGCAGAGACTTATCTAAGAGACCATCCAGGCATCTGATCAGAAGATTGATAAGACGGATTCTGGTCTGATACGCTGTGCATATGGCTGATTAATCATTGGTCGTGGTCGTATTGCTTTGGGTAGTGATGCGTGGTCAAACGGCCAGCCTTACCATCCACCTCCAGCGGCAGCTGCAAGGGCGTTGACCCTATCCACATCGCCGCCTGGCTTATCCTTGCCGACGTCGCTCTCCACTATCCTGTACGTCGTAGTCATCAGCGTGTCCAAGCTGATACCAGTAACGTCAGACCAATGCCCCAAGAACTGCTTGACTCGTCTCCTATCAATGCCATCAACGACATCTGCATTCGCGTCACCATCTCCAGATATTACCGAATCTCGCGCGGGTGATCGTTCCATATCAATATCTCCATCAGCGTCCGAGTCGGGTAGATCGTCGGACTCAGCGCTCCAGTATGCTTCATCGACCTTTGCGAGCCACTCGCGTTGCGCTGGCATGACTTCTTGTTCTTCGCTGCCATTTTCGATACCAGTGCCTCCGATTTGCCGTAGGGTTGCTACGTCGCCGACCTTGATTTGACCTCCGCCGTTCGTACAACCGCCAGGACAAGCCATGACTTCGACGTAAGAGTACTCGCTCTCGTTGCCACCTGTCGCGGCGCCCGGTCGTCGAGAACTTCCCACTTTTCTCGATGCTCCAGGCATACGGCTTGCCTTCGCAGGCTTGAGGCGACGAACCAGGTTCTGGATGTTGCGGAAGCCATAGTATCGAGCAGCCTTGAAGACCGCCCTGCCATCAGCATCGACTACGCTGTATTCAGACACGTCGTTGTTCCTGCCTCTTTGCGACATGACTTGGGAGCCGATGTGCTGAGCTTGCTTCGTCTTGAGAATGTGCCAAAGGTACCCTCCACTCGAGCCGATTGTGTTCGTCTCGTCGCCCCGTTCGCGCTTCTGACCTCGCTGGCGGCTGAAAAGGAACTCGTTGATGGTAGGCTCGGGGAAGTCGGGTGCCACGTCTTTCGACAAAGGCTGCTTCGGTAGACGTGGGAAGCTGATGTCGCGACTTTCTGCCAGCATGAGTAACTCCCGTGCAGTGATGACACAGTCGACGTCTCGGACGGCATCGCCTTCTTGACCATGCCAAGTATGCGATGTGAGCTCAGATCGTGCCGCTTCCAGTTTCTTGTCAAAGCATGGCATGACAGACAGATGCCAGACGTTCTGTGGAGGTATGCCATACTT contains the following coding sequences:
- a CDS encoding putative transporter MCH2 codes for the protein MPTPRDWQDDKDPDVDKDLDITGTPAQDSTRPTASDNVEKSTTTPHPHPPSAPAPPPNGGYGWVCTACCAIINAHTWGLNSSYGVFLAHYLRTNTFPGASYLEFAFVGGLSISMAMLVSPAATLTTRYYGTKTTLFIGVFLEAGSLIGASFAYEIWQLFLSQGVCFGLGMGFLFVGSVSIPPQWFTTRRSLANGISAAGSGIGGLIYSLAAGAMLGSVGLAWTFRILGIIAFVVNSICAMLLRDRNKIIGSSQNAFDAKLFRRVEYLLLCAYGWFSMLGYVVLIFSLASYANSIGLGSSQAALVSALLNLGQGLGRPPIGYFSDSIGRLNMAGMMTALCAVFVFAIWIPAKNLGVLILFALVGGAVAGTFWATIAPVAAEITGLKHVPSALNLIWLVIVLPVTFSEPIALEIVGGTGSYIGAQLFVGFMYIAAAACLFLIRGWKIGELDEVARLKGQSVDEIDAVGVENDEDMAELARVAGRKRILTDFWKWRKV
- a CDS encoding Cytosolic Fe-S cluster assembly factor NAR1 — encoded protein: MSAILSVDDLNDFISPGVACIKPVETLPKQQPADDSNAYEVTTEEKVDSGTIAPPAQISLTDCLACAGCVTSAEAVLVSLQSHGEVLDTLDQFPDLKIEADVTKSNDGIYADHRLFVASVSPQSRASIAATYNVTEREAGYMIAQLLSGPAGLRSGGQHGSGFTWVVDTNVLREATLVAAADEVEQSNIAPIGGTTEAQKKPIITSACPGWICYAEKTHPHILPHLSKLKSPQAVTGVLLKSVLANKYGIPPQNVWHLSVMPCFDKKLEAARSELTSHTWHGQEGDAVRDVDCVITARELLMLAESRDISFPRLPKQPLSKDVAPDFPEPTINEFLFSRQRGQKRERGDETNTIGSSGGYLWHILKTKQAQHIGSQVMSQRGRNNDVSEYSVVDADGRAVFKAARYYGFRNIQNLVRRLKPAKASRMPGASRKVGSSRRPGAATGGNESEYSYVEVMACPGGCTNGGGQIKVGDVATLRQIGGTGIENGSEEQEVMPAQREWLAKVDEAYWSAESDDLPDSDADGDIDMERSPARDSVISGDGDANADVVDGIDRRRVKQFLGHWSDVTGISLDTLMTTTYRIVESDVGKDKPGGDVDRVNALAAAAGGGW